The sequence below is a genomic window from Desulfomonile tiedjei.
TTTCAACCCGATTCAACTGGGCAGCCCAGATTCTCAGACGACGCCTTTTCCGAGTTGCTGAGCTTTGTGGACAAGGGAGACGCCTCCTATCAGAGCGTCGCTGTGCAGGCCGGAGTAAGGTGGTCGGCATCGTCCCAGAAAGTGGCGTTGCGCAACACCCTTGTGCAGCGAGGCTTTTTTACGCCGTCTTGTCTGTGGGCCTACAAGCAGATGCGAGGCAGCGCCGATCACCTGTACGAGGATTTTCCTGCGCCCGAGATGGGGCTCATGCAAATCCTTCTTTTGAAGGAGTCGGACCCGAAACAATCTGTTCCGTTCCTCATAGAGAGGTTTTTGACCAGGCGGGAACTGCCGGAAGAGCTGAGAACCGCTTCGCGGCTTTGCATTCTGAGGCTGCTGGATTCCGGGATTTCTCCCGACCAGCTTGGATCTTTTCGAAAGCGCTATCCTGAGGTAGAGGTCCTGCAACAATGGCGTCCGGGCATTCCTGGCGGCCAGTCGCGGCTGCATCCGGTTCGCGACCCCGGCCCAATCGACTTCCACCAGATGGTGCGGTCTGTCCACGATATAAGAGAATTCTCTTCGCTGACCCGAACGGTTTACCTGCTGTCATTGTTTTATGTTCCTCTGGCAGAGAAGGAGTGGCGCTCCCTCTGGCTCAGCCGGACCGACCAGATCTTCCTGCAACGCCTCCAACTGGCAGGTATAGTAGAACAGAACGACAGTGGGCTAATGCTCGCCACTGACTCAGGCAAACAGTCGGTGGTGAAGAAGTTCTTATACGAATCTTATGCGCTTGCTAAGGACTCCGTTCGTCGTAATCGGGCCCAACGCGTTCGAGAGGAGAGGGAAAGGCGGGTCCGCACCAGTGAGCTGGACAGGCAGGCCCTTGAAATGGTCCCGGACGGAATCATCTGCGTGGACGGCCCCGGATTTTTGTACTATATGAACCCCGCCGCGGAACGCATGCTCAATGACAACAGACAGTTAAAGGAGAGCCTCTTCGGCGCGGGCTCCCTGGAGGATTCACTCAGTCTCTATTCCCGTGACAAAGTTATCGCGAGGATAACAGCGGCGATCAGACAGGGAGACGAATCTACCGAGATTTTCGGGGACCGGATAATAATCAAAGCAGGTGGAAAACGATTTGATGTCGAACTGGGGTCTCAGGTGGTTCTCGTGAGAGATGCCACGGATCAGCATCTCATTGACGAAGAAATTGGAAGACTCTACCGCCATGAGCTTAAGGCGGCTTTGGAAGTATTGGGAGTCGGTTTGGACAGTGTCAAACAGCTCGTGGCCGAGGACCGCAAGGAGGAGGCGACCGAATTCCTCGGGCAAGTAGAGGAGAAGCGCGCGGAACTCGTTTCCATGCTTGAGGAAAGGATTGACTTTATTCGCCTTCATTCAGACGCCTTCCAGATACGCCCCACTGCGATCAATCTAAACCTGGTGGTGGACAAATGCGTGTGCAACTACCGTGAAGCCGCCTTGGGCAAAGGCGTCACCATAAAATCGAATCATTTGCACACCACAGCGGAACTCGTCTCAGGGGAGGAGTCTTTTCTGGTGCGAGCATTGGATAACATTATCCGCAATGCCGTTAAATTCTCCAAAAAAGGGGGCCGCATAAAGGTCTCTCTGGGACATGAGGGGTTTGAGGCGTTTGTTCGCGTGGAAGACAACGGCCCCGGAATACCTCCGGAAAATCTGGGCAAAATTTTCCAGTTGGGGTTCACCACCGGAGGGACCGGGAGAGGCCTATACCTGGCTCGGAGAATCGCCCTAGCCCACAACGGTAGAATAGAACTAAAAAGCTCCGGCGGCCAGGGGGCTTGTTTCACTCTGCGATTGCCGTTGTTGACGGAGTCATAGGTGAAAAGACGAATTTCGGTTCTCATAGCTGACGACGAAATAATAATCAGACGCAAAGTGTGCATGATGCTGGGGGACAGATTCATACTGGACCAGGCCCCCACCGCTCAATCAGTGCGGGAGCGCGATCTTGCCAAATACGACGCCGTGCTCCTGGATATAGTCTTCCCTGACGGCAATGGGATAGATCTCTGCCGCGAAATCAAACAAAAATCACCACACTTTACCGTAGTCATAAGCTCGTCTATGGAGAGCGTTGACGCATGGAATCAAGCCTTTCAGGCGGGTGCGGACGGTTATCTTGAGAAAAGGGAACTCCTGGCTCTGGATCCGCGTAAGATTCAACTGATGATAGAAAACCTCGTCGAACGCAACGAGCTGCGGCAGAAGAACGAAGAAACGCACCGACGCCAGGTGGAGCTGATGGCCGTTCTATCCCATGACGTTCGAGCGCCGTTTCAAGCCCTGCTTGGGACGATAGACCTGCTCCGCAAAAGTAGCATACCGGTCGAGGCCGCTCAGAGCGTGGAAACCCTCTATGGTTGCGCCAAGGATCAGTTGTCATTCATAAATTCGCTGCTGGAGCTACTTCGGCTCGAATCAGGCGTCACCGAGTTGCGTCCTTTGCAGATAGACCTGAATCTCCCGGTCAGCCAGTCAGTCCAGGGCCTGAAAATGCTTGCTTCGGCCAAGGGAATTGCGCTTGACGTGAAGCTTGCGGCTGAGCTTCCCCAAGTTGTGGGAGATATTGGAAAGACATGCCAACTTGTGGGCAATCTCGTGTCGAACGCCATAAAATTCACGCCCCGCGGCGGAAAGGTTTCCATACGGACAGTGGCTGTACGCAGAAACGGCGTTGCAGGAGTCGAAATCGTTGTCGCTGACACCGGCGTGGGCATAGTCCCGTCCCATCAGGAGAGGATCTTTCAACGTTTTCGGCGGGGCCGCGATCGTGGTACCGAAGGTGAGACCGGAACCGGGCTCGGTCTGTCCATCTGCAAAGAGATCGTTCAACTTCACGGAGGAACGCTGGAAGTTAGCAGTCAAGTCTCCAAAGGGAGCATTTTTGTGGTCTGGTTCCCGGCGAAGACCGCGATTGGTCCGGCTGCTTCCGGGGGGCACGTCCGAGAAACGTCCGAGGCGCAGTTGACGAACCGGTTTACCGCATGCTAATTGACAAAACGCAAAGTGGCGGAATCACCGAAGCCGTTCCATTCCGAACAGGTGATTCCACAGGGGCTGCACCAAGACCCGCAGGGTCATGGCACAAATTGCTGAAAGCGGCGCGGTTTGACCCGGACCGGGAACAAAGATCCCGGCCTCGTCAAACCTCGAGGCTTTTCCGCCCGATCGGATGAGCCTTACGTAAACCGGGACTCAGCGGAAAAGGAGTGCAGTCCCATTCAAAGATCAGCCTGCCAGACTAATACGAGTTCGCTTGCCGTCGGCGCACATTTTTCAGATGTGACAAGGCCGCCTCGGGTAGATGGCCTCCGCTACGGACGGCACGGCCTGACTGTGCTTCGGTGCCCTGCCGGGAGCGGCTGCAAGTCTCTCCACGTTTTGAAAGCAAACTCCCATGAGAAATCATGCACGCGAGAACGCGAGGGAAAGGGACCGTGGCCGCTGAGATTCCCCGTCGATCTGGCAGCATGCCTGGTCCTCGTAGTATTCCTACTGGCCGGCTGTGAGCTTGTTCCCACCAAACCGGACGTTGTGTTAACGCTTTACCGAGATCGCATGAAGTCCGAGAACCTCCCCGCTGCCCGCGAGCTTCTTTCCGAGCCATCCAGAAGCCTCGTTGAACAGTTGGTTTCCCGGTACAACCTCAAACAGCCTCCGGAAAACCTGGCGTTGATCAACATCCTGGACCCCGTGACCCCGCCTTCGGTCATGAAGTCAGAAGACACATATGCTTTGCTTCAGGTAAGAACGTTGAAGGGTGACTTCCGGTTGGTACGGCTGATACGCAAAGATAGCAGCGCGCCGTGGAAAGTGGACATGACCGAGGAACTCAAGGCGCTTGAAGCTTTCATGGAAGCACGCGGCACACTGGAATTAATGAGGGAACAGGCCGGGGAATACGCTGAATCATGGAAGGCCTTCAATGAGCAGCTCGGAAAGATGCACCTCGCCGAGCCGGAAGCCCCCAAGCCACCCGCTGCCCCGAAACAATTGAAGAAGCCCAGAGAGAAACCCGCAACATCCAAGCAACCTCCGAGAAAGCCCGGAGCCACTTCCGGCCAGTAATCCCAGCTCGCATTCAAAGCCTTATAGCCGCTGCCATAATTTTTGTCCGATTTGCAGGCACCCTTCATTCCGTCCTTCCTGCGATCCCCAAGATTACCCCGGTGAAAACCGGGGCAGGAATCCAGTCCCGCGTCTCGCTGATTCCCTGGGTTCCACCCTTCGCGGGAACGACGGACGTTATGACGCTCTGGCAATAGGCCTCGTCGATACGGTCTGAAAACCAGACTGATCGTCTCGTGGCTAAACGGACATTACTTTTGGCAACTGGTATAAGCGTCGCGGCAGCAGAGTTAAGGGAGTGGGACATGATCCCGCCTGCGCCCTCTCACTAAAGGGCGCGGGTTGGCGGGGTTTTCTCAAAAACAACCAATGCACCTGCCACGTTGGGTGTTGTTTCCGTGTTTGCGCATCGGCATAACGAATGAACCCACAGAAGGGCTTTATTCCCTGAGCGGCCTCAGTACCAAAGGTTCGATCCAGCCCCATCCATTGCCGGCAATTGATGGTACATAACAGGATTGAAAGGTTGGGCGCCTTGGGGCATGGCAGGAGCGTGTCCGCAGTTCATCCCGGGGGCGCAGTCTCCCCCCATCAACGGCAGGACCTGGTGCTGAGGAGCGCCGGGATAGGGAGGCTGAGGCTGTGGGTTCATCATTCCACCCGGTGCACCGGGATTTCCGACTGACCTGATGTCATTCGTGCCCAATGACCACGTTGTGATTTTGCCGTGCATTACAGTGTAAGCGCCTATGGGCGAGGCAGCCGCGATTACGACGATGAGCGCCAGTAGACATGTGGAAGATAGTTTGGTCATACCCGGTTACTCCCTGACTATATTAATCCTATATCTTATAGGATTCTAATAATGGCTTAAATTTACGAGATTAAGCTACCATATTCAATGGTATAAGTCAATAGACATGTAATTGTCCGCATATAAATCAATACGATCTGACATATAATTATATTAATGGTATAACATCCCATCAATACATAGGTGATGGCCGAAGGTCATGACAAACGCCCGGCTCCTTGACCAGTCTCCAGCGTCGTGGTATGCCTGTAAACGAGCGTTCAGGTCATTCTTCTTTGTTTTGGCTGAGACTTCCTGCGCGGGGGCCGCGCTGCTGGCCAAGGGTGGCTTGTGTGATGCAAGGCGCCACCCCGGTGCGGGTTGTGATTCTCATCGGTCCGGTTAGTTTTCATAAGCCGCGATCCGATCATCTGCAGGCGTGAGGCAAACGGAATGCTTTCTAAGACGTTTGAGGCCAAGCAAGCTATTGATCTTCTCGATTTGAAGGACAGGACGGAACTGGATCGAGCCGTGGCCGAAGGCGGGATTGAGGAGATAAAGAAGGGCAAGACCGGGGCCCGTTTTCGGCTGGCAGACCTGATTGTGTTCAGGTTGGCCGCAGTGATGGGGCAGGTGGGCGTGGAGACCCAGAAGGCCTTCAGATACGCTGAGGCCGTATTGGGACAACGACTCCGGGCGCACGACAAGAACCCGTTGGACTGGATTGAAAACGAGCAACAGGAGCTGTTCTGTTTCATCGAGGATGGACAATTGACTCGAATCTTCTTGCGAGCAAAGGAAGATCCCCGAGAAGTAGATGTCGGCGCGGTGAAGCCCGTGCTCTTCCCGACCACTAGAACCGAGATCAACGTCTTCAGAGTTATTAGGCCGGTACTTGTCAAGGTCCGACACCTGGACGATGCGGAATAGCCGAACCCCGGGTCTCTTAAGCCGAGCATATTACGGCTTTTCCAATCTGCTTGGGGAAGGGTCTACGGTGGGGATTCGCCGCTCGGGGGTTTTTAGGAAAGGGTCCAGGGGGGCCTTTTCGATCGGCCTCCCCGGTCATATTCCACGGAATTCCTAAGGTTTTGC
It includes:
- a CDS encoding HAMP domain-containing histidine kinase, with protein sequence MLNKFIVQLEKRTSVNGLVHRFSNLFQPDSTGQPRFSDDAFSELLSFVDKGDASYQSVAVQAGVRWSASSQKVALRNTLVQRGFFTPSCLWAYKQMRGSADHLYEDFPAPEMGLMQILLLKESDPKQSVPFLIERFLTRRELPEELRTASRLCILRLLDSGISPDQLGSFRKRYPEVEVLQQWRPGIPGGQSRLHPVRDPGPIDFHQMVRSVHDIREFSSLTRTVYLLSLFYVPLAEKEWRSLWLSRTDQIFLQRLQLAGIVEQNDSGLMLATDSGKQSVVKKFLYESYALAKDSVRRNRAQRVREERERRVRTSELDRQALEMVPDGIICVDGPGFLYYMNPAAERMLNDNRQLKESLFGAGSLEDSLSLYSRDKVIARITAAIRQGDESTEIFGDRIIIKAGGKRFDVELGSQVVLVRDATDQHLIDEEIGRLYRHELKAALEVLGVGLDSVKQLVAEDRKEEATEFLGQVEEKRAELVSMLEERIDFIRLHSDAFQIRPTAINLNLVVDKCVCNYREAALGKGVTIKSNHLHTTAELVSGEESFLVRALDNIIRNAVKFSKKGGRIKVSLGHEGFEAFVRVEDNGPGIPPENLGKIFQLGFTTGGTGRGLYLARRIALAHNGRIELKSSGGQGACFTLRLPLLTES
- a CDS encoding response regulator codes for the protein MKRRISVLIADDEIIIRRKVCMMLGDRFILDQAPTAQSVRERDLAKYDAVLLDIVFPDGNGIDLCREIKQKSPHFTVVISSSMESVDAWNQAFQAGADGYLEKRELLALDPRKIQLMIENLVERNELRQKNEETHRRQVELMAVLSHDVRAPFQALLGTIDLLRKSSIPVEAAQSVETLYGCAKDQLSFINSLLELLRLESGVTELRPLQIDLNLPVSQSVQGLKMLASAKGIALDVKLAAELPQVVGDIGKTCQLVGNLVSNAIKFTPRGGKVSIRTVAVRRNGVAGVEIVVADTGVGIVPSHQERIFQRFRRGRDRGTEGETGTGLGLSICKEIVQLHGGTLEVSSQVSKGSIFVVWFPAKTAIGPAASGGHVRETSEAQLTNRFTAC